The genomic region TCGCGGTACAACAGTGCCTTGTTACACCCCTACCTTTTAATGTAGCCAATGGTGTCATCAGGGTTTACTTGGGCCGTCCTCTCTGTGTCATTGAGGAACTTGAGCCTCAGGACCATGTTTCTTTGGGTGTGATTGTTGGGGGTGTTGTTGGCTGGAGATGGCTGGTCGGGGGCAGAGGCACTTGCTGTCGTTGCCGTGGAGGAAGGGGTGGAGGCCGCAGCATCTCTGTGCCTCAGCCCGTCTCTCCCGAAGCCAGCCTCCTGCAGTAGACTGGGCTCTCCTCCTTCCTGGTCTCCAGTGTTGCTGGAGGTGGGCCCCTCGTCTCCAGCCTGTAACCCTGACTCTGGCTTCCCCTCCTCCTGCAGGCTGCTGGGTGCAGGGGTGATGTCGCTGGGAGGGAGGGGTTCCTGGCTCTCAGCCTCTCTGGGGGAGGTGTTCCCTGGGCCAGGAGGGAGCAGGTGCTCAGGGGGatccgctgtgtgtgtggacgccCAGGCTAGGACCAGTACTAGCACCAGGAGCACCACCCCAAAGAGCAGGGTGACCTCGTCCCCCACACCCTCAATCAGAGCCATGCTTGGCTGCGTCCCCTGACTAAGGCAACGCTAGGCTAGGCACctgtagagcagagcagaataTAGTCTAAAAATAAGCTTTTGTCTTCACatatatttgctgaatgtgcTTTTGTCTGAATGACTATTTGCAAGAATAGTCCTAAATTATCTGATGTCATACTCAGATGCAAAACTGAATAGGTACAAGCAAGAGGGACCTGCTTAAAGAGTGGTCTCAGAGAGGGTAAGCATAGCAAGAGGAACCTGCTTAAAGAGTGGTCTCAGAGAGGGTAAGCATAGCAAGAGGAACCTGCTTAAAGAGTGGTCTCAGAGAGGGTAAGCATAGCAAGAGGAACCTGCTTAAAGAGTGGTCTCAGAGAGGGTAAGCATAGCAAGAGGAACCTGCTTAAAGAGTGGTCTCAGAGAGGGTAAGCATAGCAAGAGGAACCTGCTTAAAGAGTGGTCTCAGAGAGGGTGAGCATAGCAAGAGGAACCTGCTTAAAGAGTGGTCTCAGAGAGGGTAAGCATAGCTGTTAGTAATCAGGGATCTTTGGTAGTCTGTAGAGTAAGTGAACTCTCTCATTAACTGAACCAGCCTTTCACCCTAATTTTCTCAGCTCAACATCTAGGTCAGCATAAATCGTCTGGTTAATCTTCTGTGATGCAAACATTCAACCTTTGGACAGACCAACTCATAAcagaaaatacacaaacacttcAATAGCATACTCTATAGGGGTGTTCTCACACAATGTTTATAGGCACAGTAAAACTAACCTTAAACGCAACAAATATGTTAAACAACTTTCAGTTTCACGGAAAAGCACACCAGCTTCCATCAGTCTGATTGGCGAAAAACACATCATGCAAAATGTCGTCATGGCAGGTGTACTGACACTTAAGCTGGCCATTTGTACCTAAATGCTTGACCTTCAGTTTCGAGAAAACCCAGGACCCAGAGAAAACAACGAATTTACAcagcaacattttttttgtagTTAGGAAGTTTGGCACTGTTGAATGTATTAACGAACTAATTGAATTTTGAACAAGCTCTGCCACGAACACattagcacacaaacacaattatcAGAGATGCAATTCTGGTTAGCACGTTTCGAGCGTTACACGTCCTTTGCATTCCGGCAGTCACACCACACTAGAAGACTCAAGTCGATAGATACGCTACGACAAATTACATGGTTAGAAATTAAGGCAGAACAGTGCTTTAACGTACTTTGCTAAGCACCGGAATAGCTAACATTGCCTAGCTGACTAGCTCTAGCTCGTAATAAATAAAAGAGCTCTCTTGCAGCCTGATGTCGGTGTGTGCGGTTAAACTATTTTAGGTCAAGTCATCGGTTGGCGTACACAGAGGAAGTATTCAATTACTTGCAAAATTCATCTTTAGTATGAAAAATGACGGAACTTACTGTTGACATTTCAAACCGCATCATAGTAAATAATACAATTCTCACTCCGCTCTACTTTTAGCATCACTTCCTGACTGTTGTCAGACCGGAAGTGACTCAAAGATTAGTGTGTCTGGGAGATGTGGTCCTTAATGCAGTTGTTATCTAGCAGTCATTACACTCAGTGTTTCTCTGCGGACAACTGAACTTGACATCTAACAAATGAGAATTCGAAAATGACTTACAAATGActtttaaaacattatttaatAATGTATTTTACATAGGCATTTTATATGTGTAT from Alosa alosa isolate M-15738 ecotype Scorff River chromosome 1, AALO_Geno_1.1, whole genome shotgun sequence harbors:
- the tmub1 gene encoding transmembrane and ubiquitin-like domain-containing protein 1, with protein sequence MALIEGVGDEVTLLFGVVLLVLVLVLAWASTHTADPPEHLLPPGPGNTSPREAESQEPLPPSDITPAPSSLQEEGKPESGLQAGDEGPTSSNTGDQEGGEPSLLQEAGFGRDGLRHRDAAASTPSSTATTASASAPDQPSPANNTPNNHTQRNMVLRLKFLNDTERTAQVNPDDTIGYIKRTYFAGQEHQVRLIYQGQLLQDDTQTLSSLNLADNCVLHCHISQHATRAMPAGARAADQVHVALNLGSLMLPLFVLMLSVLWYFQIQYRQFFTAPATASLVGITIFFSFVAFGMYRR